The genomic interval TGTCTTCAACATGAGAGCATCAAACACTTCCTCTGACTCCCTCCGCACGTACAACAGGACTGCAAGagacaaagcacagcactgaacCAGGGCTCCTCACAGCGTGCGCTCAGAGCCACGTGGCCTCACGTCATTCCAGATCCAAGGTTACTTGAATCAAATGGGCCACCGCATTCAAGAAGAGCTCCCATCCCAAGGGCTACCTCTCTGAGGATCTTCTTCCTTGGTCTGTTTTGGAGGTATCGGGTCAAACTCGTCCGTGAATGAGGCCCCACTCCGTTTTAAGGGCAGCCTACGCAAAAGGAATACAGTGCTCTCAAGAAGACTGAACAATagtaacaaacaaaacaattccAGCAATTGAACTTTTGATTGAACAACCAATTACTCCAACAAACATTCAGCAATTAAATATCGGGTTTGTAATTACAGCAACTCTACCAGAGTTGCAACTTCCTGCCTAACACATACAGGGACGTCAGTGCGCACAGGCAGTGGTTTTGGGATCACATCATAATCAAAAGCCTTTTGCACCTTCATGTCATTGTTTCTGTGTTGATATCACCGGACAGCGGATCAAGCCCAGGGCAACTACTGGTTCTCCCCACTCCAGACACATTACAAGTGTGATTTCTGCTTCATTCCAGTTTATTTTACAGCAGTATCTGTCTCTGGTTACTCAAATCCTTCAGTGATCTTCCTCCCCTGCCCTTTCCAACATTGTCTCAATAAGAACAGCGGGACGGTCATGGCCACACTCATGCTGGAGTGGCTCACCGATAGGGAAAGGAATGTATCCGTGTTTCTGCATCCCTTGAGTCCATTCTAGGCCAAAGTTTAACACATATTTTGACACTCAGGGGCATCAGGGAGACACCATGCTATGTTACTTTACACCTGTAGATATATACTGCCCGTGGATGTATATATCCCACATATATCCCATACCCAAAGAACCAAAGCAGCTGGTGGATGGGCAATACAACCTGCTGCATCCTTACCTGTTTGCAGAGTTGGGAACAGCAGGAGGGAGAACCttgaaatggaaaggaaacatCAATCTTTCAGTTTGCACAGTATCATTGTGTGCCAGTGAAGCTGGGGAAGGCAACACGGGCACATTTTAAACATGATTTCCCACCTCCCAGTCCATCAGTTTTCCTATGCAATTAAACCCAAACATCCCTATGTGTTTCTTAGATTAAATTAAACCTGATATAAAGAACCTCCACTGCCTGGAAGAGGCCTAACACATCTAGCTAGACCCAAAAGCAGGTCAAATCTCACAACCTGCTTGGGATCTGGGACCAAGTTCTTTGGTTGTAAACCAGAATTCTTCTAGTCCCTGGTTTTGATGCCGATACCTCAGTACAGCGGCCACTACAACAGGATGCTACAGTGTTGTCAGAGGTggcttttcccccctttttgaTAAACTGAGACAGTTGTTGCTTGCAGGAATACTGCTGAGCTCTGAAGGACGCTGGGTCTGGGTTTCCTTAGGCTCAAGGGGACAGACTGGGGCAGAGGACAAGTGAGAGATGTCCCACACATGCAGGGACTGAAACAGTCACATTTTTCTATAGTTTACTTTCTGCTACCACTCCAGTCCTCTGGAAGCTGCAGGTGATTCCTGTAAACCACAGGAATATCGGGCTGGAAGGAACCTGGAAGGGTTATCTTGCCCATCACTGTTGCATGACTATCTAGGCCACTCCTGACAGCTACATCTTCAAGTTCACCACATTTCCACAGAAGaattgtggtttggtttggtttttttacataaCACAAGTCATGTCTGGGGGACCGATCAGTTTGAAAATGACAGGGGTGACAGATGAGGGCAAgaggttggttgtttttttgaagGGACTTACCGTGCCACACCTCTGCAGGTTTGAAAAATGGACGTTGGGGATAAACAGGACTGGCTGGGTTTCGAGGTCAGTCTCTGGCCTCAGGAACGTGATTTCATTCCCTCTGAAGCCAGAGAGCAAACAGCCTTTCAGACCTACAGATGGAAAGTCCAGTTCATCTCAGTTCAGATGGCATGTTAAGAGGCAACTACATGCAGAGAGGGGAAAGCACCTGCCCAAGGCCGCCCaacagaagtattaaaaaaaagatgggacCCTGCAGAACCAGGTCTCAAGGGCTCGCCCAGTGCCATCTCCCCTCGGGAAGGCTCCCTGCCAAGACCCCGGGACAATTCGGCAAGGTTGATTAGTGTTAATGAAGGGCTTTGGTAGGAGCCCAGGCACAGACCTGACTGACAAGCTATTTCTGAATGGTGCTGATTTCATCAGGCTTGGAAATACCCAGGGCCAGATCTTGTGGAAGTTAACGGACAAGCCTACATGGATTTCAACACCCTTCTGATCAGGTAACAAACACTAGCACTGACCATTGTTATTGGAGTCCaggcattttcctttccttctgaacTGTTTCCTTTCGTCATCCCgcattttcctctctgctccctgcgGGGAAGATAAGGCAAAAATCAGGACGTTGTTCTGACATTGTCAAGAAAAAATCAGTTCTGACATTGGCAAGAGAGGGTGTACTGACCATCTCTGGGAGGTAAGCACGCTAAGGTAAAGGCAGCCTTTATTCAAAACTGCTCATCTCAGAAACCTACAGGCCACCCAGAACTTTCTGATacttagaaatgaaaaaaaaaccaacccaacaacaaaaatgaaacttgcttttaaaaatgaaaggtgCAGACAAAAATAGCTGAGAGAAATTTTTCTGTGGGAACATATCTGAGGGGAAGAAGCTCTAATGAGATTCtcatctcttctgctgcttAAAGACTTGTCAAAAATAGAGTTTATTATGAAGCACAATCCCATGTAGGTCTGATGTGGGGAAAACTTTCTAATGAGACTGTTCTACAAAGCCTCAGCAGTGCAGACACATCCTTGCTGTGCTTACTCAGCCGAGGTGGCTAACCACCTCTGTTCCTCAGCCCTGACTGTTCCAGACTCTCacaacctttcttttttttctcctggagtCACCACACAGCAGTTTAAAATTCCTCTTGGACAACCTGGTGGAAAAGCGGCGTTCTACCTTATCACAGAATATCTTGATCTGGCAGACGGCGCGGTGCACCAGCTGGCTGGTCCCATTGCCGTAGTCGTAAGTGTCTATCTGGAGGTTGAGCGGGACGCCCTTCACCCCCTTCTGAGAGGAGAAGTCAGTGCTCAAGCAATTCACCCCAATAAATACCTGCAAGTAGGAACAGATTGATACAGCTTGTTGGGGCTGCAAATATTCCTGTCCAACAGCGATGACAGCAGCGGGTAGGGGCAAAAGCAGCTACTGAAACGTCCTCCCAACCCTCACAGCGTCAGCCAAGCGTATGAGCTGTGGGTTTCCCACCCGAGCGCAGccaccagcccttcccagccacagGCTCCCCCCACACCGGTTGCAGCTCTCCATCTCTTTATTTTAGGCTATCCACCCCCATCTGCCTGGGGATGTTCTTGCTGATATTTCTGATCTTTCATTTGAACAAGGGACCCTCAGACAGCAACACcctggaggaagggaggagggcTAGACTACAGCTTCAGGAATTACAAATCATTGCTGCTGgtgaaataaatattcatcACGCACCGGTCTCCTTTATGATTAGGATGGAGTTACCTCCAGtggaaacttctgaaaaaatgcTGAGCACAGATATAATCCCACATTGTATCTCCAAATTATAAATTCATTTGTGTGACCTTGAAATTTCCCCTGGACTCTGGGGACAGATTTGCAGCTGGAGAAGCTCCCACAGCTCCCTCAGCAGGGCTCTGGCTGAGGATTTCAGCCCTGAAACCTAATGTCAGATCTAGTCAGTACCtatatttagaaaagaaaaccacttcACTGTGGTGTGAAATTTAATTGGAAGAAGAGAAGTAACAGGTGCTACAGACGACCCAAATACCTGACCCCTCCTGTCGCAGCTCCCAGCCCTCACAGCTCTCTGAAGTCTCACCTTTACCTGCCCCAGGCCAGTGCATGCACAGAGTTTCTGCTAAGAGTTAAACCCAGTTTTGCTGAGGTGCCCCCGAGGGCTTGCCACATACCTGacatatttccatttctgacaACTTTGCCTTGAAGACATTTGTTAACCTCTTGGGTTGTAAAAGACCAAGGTCGCCTTTGGGCTAAAAGAAGGGCTTATTGAGATCCCAAAGCAAACCAGAGTTTTCCCAAGCTACCAGCTTCAGAGAGATGGGGTAtctatgcttttcttttttttcttcatgactTCATCTTGTTTTTATATGCTTCTTTCAGTCCACACTAGATACAAAGTGTTAAGGAGAGACTCTGAAGGGATGCAGAAGagacagcagagcaggaaagaCGTGGATATAAGCTTTATAGATTTTAAGGTCAAAAGGGATCTTGTGACCTGCCTGGCTCCCTTCCACATCACACAAGCCACAGAAGGGTGTCAGTCATTCCTGCCTCAAAATGCTGCCTTGAAAGAAGGGTCTTTGTTTCCTAAGCTGTGGTTTATTTAAATAGGCTTCACCTACATGTGAGCAGAGCCCTGATCTAGGCTGCCTGCTGCAAAAGGCTTTCTTCAGAGTTATCCATCAGCACTAAAAAAACATCTCTGAGCCAGTCTCAGGTATACCCAGAGTGTTTATTAGCTAATGGCAATGCTTAAACACACAGAGAAGCATGGTGTCCTTCCCGGCTGTCCTGGCAGACAAACACTACCTGGGGCCACTGGAACGGCATTGTTTGGATTTGAAACTCTCTCTGTCTTTCAGCTGAGGCATGGGGGGAGCGCGCCTGGGCCGTCAGAAAGGAGGCTGCAGGTTTGCTTCCCAGATCCCTTCCACAAGCAGTTTGTACCTTTGCTTCTTCGTGGATGTTCCACACGAAGGACAGCGCGTTGTAGGCTAACTCCTCGATGTTCTGCACCGTGTTGAAGTTTTCTTTACAGTCAGCTGAAATGCAATGGAGAAGCAGTTTGCATTCTGGCTGCAAAACTAGTTGCACCCCCTAGGCTTTCCGCGCCCCCAGAACCTGCCTCTCACAAGGAGCCTTGTAATGTAACAGAGGCCGCCCGTGATACCGCTGGATAAGCCTAAGTGCACATATGTAAGGGATAGGCCAGAAATGAGTCACACGTATTGGCTGGTGACTGCTGTGTGAGTAGTGATGTTATGCAAAATCAATGCAGATTACTTCCAAATTCAAACAACCGTGTGTGTCTCGCTGGGAGCCACAAGCTACTCAGCAGGGTGCTCTGCTGGACAGACAAAACCTTCGTCTGGCCAAGCACAACACGCTGTAAAGCCTGTGTGGTGGCAGTGGAGAAGGACAGGCAGTACCAAAGCCTGTTCTAGCTCAGATTCCTAGATTCCAAGAAGCCATAGCTCACACCTGTAAGAGCCAAAATTGTGTCGCAGTTTCTATCTCTCTGACTGAGGCTCTTCTTGACGTCCCTTGGGCTCCTAGTGCGTGTCCCTACACTTGGCAAACAGCCTTAAACCCGCAAGGGCTCCTCAGCCAGAAAGGCTCTGAAGCCAGCAGACCAGCCTGCTCCTCCCCGCTTTCCCCCAGGCCAGATGCTGGAGCTTCAGCTGCGTTACCGTGTATCGGAAACGCAGTAAAATGGTGCTAGAAGTTATTGACCCCACCCAGCCATCGCGATCAAACAGCCCCGCTCATACCGACATCAATGACTCTCTGCTTGGCTGTGGGCTGGCGGGAATGCCAGTGTTTCCAGAACTTGAGCTGCTCCGTTGGGATCTTTTCATTGTCAAAAACAATCATCACAACGCTCTGTAACACAGCGAGGATATCCCGTATCAGGATACACAGCAGCCTAACGCTTGGTGCCCTCACTGCCCTTTCCATCCAGGGCCAGCTTGGCGTCACTGTTAAAGTTTTAtagctggggaaactgaggcaggtgAGGGAAGGGACTTGAACACGGTCCTGAACACAGCCAGGAGCAAAACTGAGATGCCCTGTATGCCCTCTAACTGCGCTGCCCTTGAGTTTCCGCTGACTCCAAGGCATACAAGGATCCTGCACTGGAGGAATGTTTGCAGTGCTCCAGCAGGTATTAGGCTGGGACAGCCAAAATGGTCTTTTTCTAGACTTTCTCAGTTTCAGGAATCCTTTAGGTCTTGAGATGTCCAAAGTCGAGCCCCTAAATACCCCTCAGGATTGGAGGAGCAGGTTTCTTTGTGGGGAACTCAAGCTCAGCTTAGTCTCAGGGATGGCTCTGGGGCTTGTCCACACATCCCAGGAGCAAGATGGGGAACCTCTCTCCAGCTCAGAAGTCTTCCCACCAGGGCCCCCAGCCAGCCATCGGCTAGGGAGGCCTTTTGTACATCCCTGACCATACCGTGAAAGGTTTCAACTGCCAGGTAACAtgaaggctgctgctctgcatcagAGGATTAACTTGCTATAAGTGAATCCATCCCATTCATCGCTTTAAGCCAACATGAGCCACAAAGCCATTACTCTTCACGCTCAGCTCTGTTCCCAGGCCAGTACAATTGCTGGATGTCTGATTACAGCGTGTGTCAGCAAAATTGTCAGTTTGTCTCTTACCTTCACTTTATTTGAGGACAAGTGTAAACATTTGCTGTCTCCAGCTGTCCGCAGCGTGATGGGGTAGAACTGTCCTTTGTTGAGGTAGGCCATGGGAGAGTCCCCAGATTTGATGTGAATGGCTTTGGGTGACCCCAGAGTGTATTCAAAGTCACTTGTATGGAACAAAGAGAGAATGATGAATAAGCACACGCTGCTGTTTCActccaaaagcaaaagaagagacATGCAAGTCTCCACCACTACAGGTTACAGACACTGTACACACAGGAGTCTCTGCCCTATTCCCCATCTCACATGCCCCTACACCATCAAgcacctcccagcacagcacgtACTGATCCTCCCCAACACCCTGTTCTCAGATATCCTCATTTTACCCTTTAGTTTTGGCTTGAAAAACCCAGCCCTGTAGATTATTGTAACCCCTATTTTTCTGTGGATGGCTACAGAACCATTGCATAATCAAAAGCctcaacaaaccaaacaaaaataggGACCTGTGATGAGATTTTTACAACAGCCTCAACTCAGATTCCTGTCTCTAAATTCACACCCATAAATAGCTGGCCCGGGAAGACTGTGTCCTAATGGGTCCTGTAGGAACAGAACGACCTGCGGGACACTGACATCCACTTGTTTATCCAGGTCCTTAAAAATGGACTTGGAAGCCCGCTTGTTGAACTCACGGTCTGGTGGGCAGCAACTTCAGACTTTACAGAAAAGATTTGTAGTGTTGCACAGAGGAAGGTGTCACTGTTGACaagcacatttaaaaaaggAGCCTGACTTTCAAGAAGCCTTGCTCTTGGGCATTCACCAACACCCATGAGGATTCAAACCATGAGGCTACAGCTCAagctattttcttctgtgaggaATCCGTGCAAGCCACCAGCTGTACACAAGCCTTCACACAGACCCTTCAAGCGCCCTGGAGCTGAGGATCATCGTATTCCTGTTTAGTCACCAACCCATCTCTTTTTCCTGCTCCACCTCCCCTGCGATGCCATCTCTGAAGATAGGCTTGGCAACTCCTCTTATCTAGAGCCAGGAGTGCCAGAGAATGTTAGTGCACAAataaacagcaaacagcaaagcctCTCGCTCACAAACGCGAGCTGCTGTCTGTGTGAAAATCCCCACGTCTGACAGCTGAGTCACAGAGTCAGGTGACTCAGGAGGCAAATAAAAAGTGGGAGGTGGAATAATGTTACCTGCTGGGAGGTTTGATGCGGTATCTAGAGCAGGAAAGCTCTGCCTGAGAGAGgggtggagaggaggaagaaatctCTCGCGCGTTTTAGGAATGACAGGCAGTGGCACCTTCTGAAATCAAGGGTCACTTACAGTGCTAAACCCAAAGCGAGAGCCTAAACCTTAGATTAGGAGGAGGCTGCTTATCGCCCTTATCAACTGTCATCCTCATCTTCTCTGTCATTTACCCCATTCCAAGTAGCTTGTGGAAAAATGGTGCAGGAAGCAAGCAGGGCTCCCTGGGAAGGGGGCTGTAATGCACAGCAAACCCTCTCGTGGAAAACTTGGGTGCAGGTCAAGGTGCTGATGAGACGTGACCACAGCAGTGGGAGCAGTTGGTGCTGGAGGTGCTCTGCTGGTCAAAGTGGTATAAAGCCTGAACCCCACACCTCTCCAGCTAAAAACATGAACTGGCACAACTGCATCTGCTTAACTTGAATGGAAGATTTGGTTTGACTCCTtctcagcaaaacatttcaaaccCTAAGCCCCGCTTCATACTACAAACACTAAAATTCATCGCTGTTTTGTGTCTAAAAAGTCACGGAATGGCAACTTGCTCCTAAGGCACCAGGAGACAACTTGTCTCTGCAAAAGCATGAGATCTGTAGGTTTGCAGTGGTCATCGTCAGGACTGGAGTGGGGCGAGGAAAGGGACGCGGTCTTTCCCGAGGAAAGGGACACAGCCAAGTGCACTGGAAACCCAGAGGCTGTGGATCGGTAGTTACCTCTTAACACCGTCTGCAGCGTAAGTCTCAGGGCAAGGTGGCTCTGGCTGGGGTTTGAGGATATCACTGAAGAGCAGCGACTGTAGACAAGTGGAAACAAAACAGTCAGAAGTGGAATCTTTCACCGCTTTGTCCATCCACCTTCTCCCAGACCTTACAACAGAGGCCACAGATAAAACATGAACCCTCGTTTCAAAACCTTATCCTACTTCCAAAATCAATGTAACCCCCCAACAATTCCATGGGAATGGCATCAAGCTTctaatgcaaaagcaaagctcCCAGTGACTCCAGCACGAGCAAACCCCACACTAGACAGCCTTGTGCAGCACCCcctgggcagcactgccagcacgCAACCCACTAACGGCTCTGACCTCCTGGGGATCCTCTTTGAAAGTGCTGTCTGGCTGCCACctctgctgtggtggggctACAGGGATGGTCTCGAAGAGGGAGTTCAATGAGCTGTTGTCGTATACATCCCCTGGAGGGACCATGTAGTTGTCTGGGGTGACATCCAGCTTGCTAGTGCCTGGTGGAAGCATGACTGGCTTGTGAGGAGTAGGAATGCCTTCAAGACTTAAGCCGTTCTTCTTCTGTGGCTCACAATATTCTTGGGtcatggaaacattttcagacaAGAGCTTCATGAGATGGGCTGAGCCATCAAAGGATGCGATGTCTGGGTCGTACTCCATTCCGTGGCAGTGCCTAGTGGAGAGAGGGTCCTGTCTCAAACCAGGGCAGAGCGTGGGCAACCCCAGCAAGCTGTCACAGCAAGAAGCAAGTGCCTTGAtgtgctgctgggaagcaaacTGCACAGTCTAGCTACCAGGTGACCTTGAGTCAGCTGTGTACATCTGCTGCTTGATACGGGAGATCTGACAGGCCCATGGGTGAtctccacccacccacacacctCTCAGTGCAATCAGCAAGAGTCAGAGGTGTTCAGCAGATAAGGGATGATCACATGGAACCAGAGAATATGGTTTAGATGTGGTTTGGGGCTGCACATCCAGGGCCTACAtccattatttctttatttaggCTATTAAACAcgcagagcagcagggacaaTAAGAAGGATAACTGCTATGTGGTCTTTCCATCTTAGTCTTTTTAGGGCTCATTGACactgaaagctgatttttttaaacttttttcttttccttttccttttttttttttaaggaaacctGATTCTTGTGCAAGTTCACAAACTCCAGGAGCTTAGTAAGCAAAACTCCCAGAGAACATGAGATCAGTGAAAAATTGACAGGGCTGCAGTATTGGAAGTGAGGTGTATGGTCCAGacttcagagcagaaaagacTAAGTACAGGAGCTATGAGGCGATAAAAACACGTACAAAACCGCACTCCTCTTGCACACAGAAACCATCCCTTTGTGCAGCACCTCAAGAACTGgtcccttctgcagcagtgaCTTTGTGACCCTGCTGACTCTGCGTCCCTAGCTGAGCTGGGAAGAGATGGCTTATTGCCCCTGTTACCATgctcagaaaacaaaccaacccccacATTAGCAACCCGCACACCTCTTGGCAGCGCAAGCTACCCCCAAGGGAAGTAAAGCTGAATGAGTAGCTCCCACCCACTCTGCTTCCAGAGCTTCACCTTCAGCTATATGGTGAAATTTCCAtagttaataaaaaaacatGCCACTGTCAAGAATGCAGTGGCCTTtcagagaggagaaaacagcTTAACTCAGCTTACTTATGAAGAAGGAATGAAGTATCGTTCAGGAGGCTTATTCTGTCAAGTAGTTAAAAACAGACAACCAGAAAGGGTTGCCAAAGTACACAGCATCCAGGAAGGGGAACTGAACTCATAGTGGCAAATGAGCCATTAATTTAATAGTTAATTATCCAAAAACCTCAAAGGACAAATGGGAGTCACTGGAAGAGAATCCTGGGAGACTGGAAGCAAGTGAAACAGAAACCCTTATCAGCTAAGGGAATGGAAGAGGACTTGGTCATTCCCTTCTTGCTGCCAATGCTTaatccctttcccccttccagTTGTCACAAAGtaggaaataaagacaaattcttcagctgctgcaaatcAGTGCAACTCCCCTGAACACAGCTAGACAGATCCTCAGTTGTGTAAATGGGTGTAGCTCAATTTATACCTGCTTGGGATCTGGCCTAAAGAATTTTAATATATGTCTCAGGGTTAATAACCTCCACTGTTGTTGGTAATAACACTGTGCTTTGATGTCTATTTTATGCAAGCTAAGAGACCCATCATCCatgcaagcagctgcaggagaatTAGACAGCTATAGAGAGCAAAAAATGAAGCTAACCTCTTTCCTAGTTCATTGCGTCCCATCATTCCAGATGGAAGAATCCTCTTCTCCTTTGGGACCTAGAACAAGGCAGAACAAAGAGTTTGtttattgttatattttattaatggaaaagagaggagaaattAGCCTTGTCTGTGTGGCAAGTGAAGTCTCATAGATAAAACACTGGGTGAATAACAAACACCGGGTGAGGACACAGGAGACCAGGGCGCTcttgctgggctgctgccatgGATTCCCAAGGTAACCTTAGGCAAGCCACATCGTCTTGTTCTGGGgaggattttcaaaagcacccAAGTGAATAGGAACATCAGAGCTATCGGCTTCAGTTAGGGCTAAATCATATCCACATTTTTTGAAGCTCCACCCTACAGCAGcactagaaaaataaagatgctaGGGGCTGCAAAGCACTTTGCTATCGCAGCTCCATGTCTCTCAAAGCATTGCCGTTTCTTACCTGAAAGCTGTCAGGGGAAAAACCCATCAGCCTGAGACTCAAGACACCCAGGTTCAGTTTTCCACCCTGTTCTGGGTCCCCTCTACGGTATAATGGTGgtttgtgcctcagtttaccaCCTGCGCTACACAGATAATAGTGGCACGCTATACCTGTGGGTGTTATGAGGATCACTGCGTAAAAAACACAGACAGCTCAGCAGATGGGTACCCTCCTAAGGTGGCTGAGCGTGTATTTTACCTTCACGCTTCTCCCCTGGTACAAACTCTCCCAAGACACCCAGCCCCAGTGGGCACATACCATGTAGTAGTCATAGAGGAGGCTCAGGGCAGCCACACTGTCGTCATCTCCATTCACCCTCATCATAGCTTTGGTGGCTGCGGTCAGCGGGTTCTCTAGGTAGGTTTTCCAGGCTTCGTCTTCATTGGTGTAGGGGAATTTCTGGAAGTTCATGGTGTCATTCTTCATCAGACGCACAGATCTAAAACTGAGCCAGACAGAGGAAACGGGCAGTGAAGGATACTGATCTTCCACAGCTATTTCCATGCCACCCAGCTGAACACACGAAGGGCTTCCCAAAGGCACTGCTGGAATGGAGAAGGGATGCTCTGCTGGCTCTTAACTCCCACAGTCGTTGGGATTACCAATTCTTCTGCCTGTAGCTATGTACAAGATTAGGCCTGAGCCTCTCTGGTGGGGCCACGCAGAGAGGCAGACGTAcctctgcttccctcctcctgccccagggatgCAAAACACCACATCGTCGGCAACTGCTCCTTCATCAGCAAGCGCACACTACCAGGCAGCCAGGTCACCGACCGTCAAGGCGGGATGTTGGTCAGTAAATTGAATGCAATGTGACCAGGCAACTTGGCAAAACTTTTTCCTTGAATTTGGAGCTAAAGGCCAGCTCAGCCCACAAATACAAACAATCGCTCAGTGTTCAGAGAACTTGACCTACCCAGATAAAACCAAACCCCGTCATATTTCTTTGCTGTAGTTCATGGTTTTTTGATTTAGTTCCAGActaacttgtttttttttcaagcatttgTATATGATTTTACTTAGAGGGAAGTAGACAGGCAGATCACCACGCACTCCCTTCCACTATAAAATTCCTGACAAAGGTGAGGCTCATGGGACTACGTGAGCTGAGAAGCGACATACCAAAATAATGCCCTGCCTGTCCTCTCTTCTGGCACTTTCTCCAGGTCTCTCCCATCTTATGTTAATAAACTGTCAGACACTTAATTACCCAAACATTggtcatctttcctttttctccagcaaaTCCTACTAGCAGCCAGCACAGAAGTGCCTCCGCACAGTCTCTgggtgctctgtgctgctggttcCCCCCTGCTCCGAGAAGAGGATGAATCGGTGGCCACGCTCCTGTCACATCCTTCAGCCACGTGTATATGGTATCACCCCAACAGCTCATACTATTCATCATAAGCAACAAGTTTGTGGacaaaaattactatttcatCAAAATGGAAATATGCAGGAAGGGCAGACTGTTTTTTTACTAgcagaggtttaaaaaaattgtaagaagatttctttaaatattcaaaGCTGCCAAGCGcagactttttttaattgctgattttttttatggaaaggcaaagaaaatctACAGGAGTTTATGAATGAATGCTGCACTTTAATGGCCTTTCTATAAGGAATATGTTGTTTCCACTAAGCTACTCTCCATGTGTTTATAACAAGTCTTGGGCTAGACTTTTAAGTGAATCATTTGCAGAACAATAATTCCTCTCGAAAGGAATCTGGCATCTCTGAAACTCCCAGTTATTGCTAACCACGACAGATACTGCCAGCCCATTTGGTGCGAGCTGCCCACGCTGACAGGGTGAAAAGCCAGGAGCTCAGCAGATGCTCCTGGGCTGGAAACTAGACGGGCGCAGAGGTGGACCTTGGATGGAGTGAAGGATGCTGGTCCATCCTCCCTGAGAGCCCAGCTAAGATGGCTTCACTCCTGGCCATGCACCGATCTCTCACACTGCCACATCTCCAGCAGGGAATACACATATAAACCGTGCATGGATAGTTTTGGTGACGCTCCTGGATCAGACTCGAGAGCTCTCCTTGGCTGAGCAGAGTAGCAACTCTGTGCTGGTCCACAGTCcctcccagagcagccaggaTGAAGCCATCAagggctgc from Falco biarmicus isolate bFalBia1 chromosome 3, bFalBia1.pri, whole genome shotgun sequence carries:
- the GRHL3 gene encoding grainyhead-like protein 3 homolog translates to MSNELDFRSVRLMKNDTMNFQKFPYTNEDEAWKTYLENPLTAATKAMMRVNGDDDSVAALSLLYDYYMVPKEKRILPSGMMGRNELGKRHCHGMEYDPDIASFDGSAHLMKLLSENVSMTQEYCEPQKKNGLSLEGIPTPHKPVMLPPGTSKLDVTPDNYMVPPGDVYDNSSLNSLFETIPVAPPQQRWQPDSTFKEDPQESLLFSDILKPQPEPPCPETYAADGVKSDFEYTLGSPKAIHIKSGDSPMAYLNKGQFYPITLRTAGDSKCLHLSSNKVKSVVMIVFDNEKIPTEQLKFWKHWHSRQPTAKQRVIDVADCKENFNTVQNIEELAYNALSFVWNIHEEAKVFIGVNCLSTDFSSQKGVKGVPLNLQIDTYDYGNGTSQLVHRAVCQIKIFCDKGAERKMRDDERKQFRRKGKCLDSNNNGLKGCLLSGFRGNEITFLRPETDLETQPVLFIPNVHFSNLQRCGTVLPPAVPNSANRLPLKRSGASFTDEFDPIPPKQTKEEDPQRVLLYVRRESEEVFDALMLKTPDLQGLRTAISEKYGLPAESIYKVYKKCKRGILVNMDNNIIQHYSNHMAFLLDMVEAENKFQIILKEL